One genomic segment of Burkholderiaceae bacterium includes these proteins:
- the ileS gene encoding isoleucine--tRNA ligase produces MSSENKTDYRSTLNLPDTPFPMRGDLPKREPGWVQQWDEQGLYKRLRAARAGREKFILHDGPPYANGTLHAGHAVNKILKDMIVKTRQLMGMDAHYVPGWDCHGLPIENQIEKQFGRNLSRDEMQAKGRAYATEQIALQMKDFKRLGVLGEWDNPYKTMNFANEAGELRLFKRLVERGFVYRGLKPVYWCFDCGSALAEAEIEYQDKKSHTVDVAFEAAEPDKLAAAFGLPKLGKPAFLVIWTTTAWTIPANQALNLGPQIDYALVDTPKGLLVLAAARVEDCLKRYEIDGKVVATAKGEKLAGLNFKHPLYDVDAGYRRLSPVYLADYATDTDGTGSVHSAPAYGVEDFNSCVAHGLAHADILNPVQGGGSYAADFPLFGGMDIWKAVPVIIQALKDAHRLLATSSLQHSYPHCWRHKSPVIYRAASQWFVRMDEGEGVFTQDKAPETLRATALRAIEQTRFYPPSGQARLRDMIAGRPDWVISRQRAWGVPIAFFLHKETDELHPRTLQILDQAADIIEQGGIEAWSRVTAEQILGTDEAQHYRKFNDILEVWFDSGSTFDHVLCGTHPAEHHLSGPEADMYLEGHDQHRGWFHSSLLLASAIRGRAPYRSLLTHGFTVDAQGRKMSKSLGNGIDLQEANKKWGAELLRLWTASSDYSGDIAGDDKIMARVIDAYRRIRNTLRFLLANTSDFDPARDAVAPAELLEIDRWLLSRAAQFQAEVLAHYDVYEFHPVVAKLQLFCSEDLGGFYLDVLKDRLYTTQAKSLARRSAQTALWQLTQALLRWMAPFLSFTAEEAWKLVGQSDSIFLEEFWTFDAPDTALLAKWARIRDLREAVNKQIETLREQGAVGSSLQAQAVLTAPPEDHALLASLGADLRFVFIVSAIELKAGDALSIRVNGSQDIKCERCWHYLPDVGLHADHPSLCGRCVSNLYGAGETRTIA; encoded by the coding sequence ATGAGCTCCGAGAACAAGACCGACTACCGCAGCACGCTGAACCTGCCCGACACACCCTTCCCCATGCGGGGCGATCTGCCCAAGCGCGAGCCGGGCTGGGTGCAGCAATGGGACGAGCAAGGCCTGTACAAGCGCCTGCGCGCGGCCCGCGCCGGCCGCGAAAAATTCATCCTGCACGACGGCCCGCCCTACGCCAACGGCACGCTGCACGCCGGCCACGCGGTCAACAAGATCCTCAAGGACATGATCGTCAAGACGCGCCAGCTCATGGGCATGGACGCGCACTACGTGCCGGGCTGGGACTGCCACGGCCTGCCGATCGAAAACCAGATCGAAAAGCAGTTTGGCCGCAACCTGAGCCGCGACGAGATGCAGGCCAAGGGCCGCGCCTACGCCACCGAGCAGATCGCCCTGCAGATGAAGGACTTCAAGCGCCTGGGCGTGCTGGGCGAGTGGGACAACCCCTACAAGACGATGAACTTCGCCAACGAGGCGGGCGAGCTGCGGCTGTTCAAGCGCCTCGTCGAGCGCGGCTTCGTCTACCGGGGCCTCAAGCCCGTGTACTGGTGCTTCGACTGCGGCTCGGCGCTGGCCGAGGCCGAGATCGAATACCAGGACAAGAAGAGCCACACCGTCGATGTCGCCTTCGAAGCCGCCGAGCCCGACAAGCTCGCCGCCGCCTTCGGCCTGCCCAAGTTGGGCAAACCCGCCTTCCTCGTCATCTGGACCACCACCGCCTGGACCATCCCGGCCAACCAGGCACTCAACCTGGGCCCGCAGATCGACTACGCGCTGGTCGATACCCCCAAGGGCCTGCTGGTGCTGGCCGCGGCCCGGGTCGAGGACTGCCTCAAGCGCTACGAAATCGATGGCAAGGTCGTCGCCACGGCCAAGGGCGAGAAGCTGGCGGGCCTGAACTTCAAGCACCCCTTGTACGACGTGGACGCCGGCTACCGCCGCCTGTCGCCCGTCTACCTGGCCGACTACGCCACCGACACCGACGGCACCGGCAGCGTGCACTCGGCGCCCGCCTACGGCGTGGAGGACTTCAACTCCTGCGTGGCGCACGGCCTGGCGCACGCCGACATCCTCAACCCCGTGCAGGGCGGGGGCAGCTACGCGGCCGACTTTCCGCTGTTCGGCGGCATGGACATCTGGAAGGCCGTGCCCGTCATCATCCAGGCCCTGAAGGACGCGCACCGCCTGCTGGCCACCAGCAGCCTGCAGCACAGCTACCCGCACTGCTGGCGCCACAAGTCGCCCGTCATCTACCGCGCCGCCTCGCAGTGGTTCGTGCGCATGGACGAGGGCGAAGGCGTGTTCACCCAGGACAAGGCGCCCGAAACCCTGCGCGCCACCGCGCTGCGCGCCATCGAGCAGACCCGGTTCTACCCCCCGTCCGGGCAGGCCCGCCTGCGCGACATGATTGCCGGCCGCCCCGACTGGGTCATCAGCCGCCAGCGCGCCTGGGGCGTGCCGATCGCGTTCTTTCTGCACAAGGAGACCGACGAGCTGCACCCGCGCACGCTCCAAATCCTGGACCAGGCCGCCGACATCATCGAGCAGGGCGGCATCGAGGCCTGGAGCCGCGTGACGGCCGAGCAGATCCTGGGCACCGACGAGGCCCAGCACTACCGCAAGTTCAACGACATCCTGGAGGTGTGGTTCGACTCCGGCTCCACCTTCGACCACGTCCTGTGCGGTACCCACCCCGCCGAGCATCACCTGAGCGGCCCCGAAGCCGACATGTACCTCGAAGGCCACGACCAGCACCGCGGGTGGTTCCACTCCTCGCTGCTGCTGGCCAGCGCCATCCGCGGCCGCGCGCCCTACCGCAGCCTGCTCACGCACGGCTTCACGGTCGACGCGCAAGGCCGCAAGATGAGCAAGAGCCTGGGCAACGGCATCGACCTGCAGGAGGCCAACAAGAAGTGGGGCGCCGAGCTGCTGCGCCTGTGGACGGCCTCCAGCGACTACTCGGGCGACATCGCTGGCGACGACAAGATCATGGCCCGCGTGATCGACGCCTACCGCCGCATCCGCAACACCCTGCGCTTTCTGCTGGCCAACACCAGCGACTTCGATCCGGCGCGCGACGCCGTGGCGCCCGCCGAGCTGCTGGAGATCGACCGCTGGCTGCTGTCACGCGCGGCCCAGTTCCAGGCCGAGGTGCTGGCGCACTACGACGTGTATGAGTTCCACCCCGTGGTCGCCAAGCTGCAACTGTTCTGCTCCGAAGACCTGGGCGGCTTCTACCTGGACGTGCTGAAGGACCGCCTGTACACCACGCAGGCCAAAAGCCTGGCGCGCCGCAGCGCGCAGACCGCGCTGTGGCAGCTCACGCAAGCCCTGCTGCGCTGGATGGCGCCCTTCCTCAGCTTCACCGCCGAGGAGGCCTGGAAGCTGGTGGGCCAAAGCGACTCGATCTTTCTGGAAGAATTCTGGACCTTCGACGCACCCGACACCGCCCTGCTCGCCAAGTGGGCGCGCATCCGCGATCTGCGCGAGGCCGTCAACAAGCAGATCGAGACCCTGCGCGAGCAGGGCGCGGTCGGCTCGTCGCTGCAGGCGCAGGCGGTGCTGACCGCGCCGCCCGAAGACCACGCGCTGCTGGCCAGCCTGGGGGCCGACCTGCGCTTCGTGTTCATCGTATCTGCTATCGAATTGAAAGCTGGTGACGCTCTATCCATTAGGGTCAACGGCTCACAAGACATCAAATGCGAGCGCTGCTGGCACTACCTGCCGGACGTCGGCCTGCATGCCGATCACCCCAGCCTGTGCGGGCGCTGCGTGAGCAACCTGTACGGCGCGGGCGAGACGCGCACCATCGCCTGA
- a CDS encoding lipoprotein signal peptidase, with translation MARGKSSGASLALWLALATLVVVLDQFTKWLILGHYQLGDATPVTGFFNLVRAHNTGAAFSFLAGGSGWQRWFFVALALAASGFIVWLLRQHAGQRLFSFSLAMILGGAVGNVVDRLQHGYVVDFLDFHWPILSGLFYRGHFPAFNLADAAITAGAVGLILDELLRVRQAR, from the coding sequence ATGGCGCGCGGCAAATCCAGCGGCGCCAGTCTGGCCCTGTGGCTGGCGCTGGCCACCCTCGTGGTGGTGCTCGACCAGTTCACCAAATGGCTCATCCTGGGCCACTACCAGTTGGGCGACGCCACGCCCGTCACGGGCTTCTTCAACCTCGTGCGGGCCCACAACACCGGCGCCGCGTTCTCGTTTCTGGCCGGTGGCAGCGGCTGGCAGCGCTGGTTTTTCGTCGCCCTGGCGCTGGCTGCGTCCGGCTTCATCGTCTGGCTGCTGCGCCAGCATGCGGGGCAGCGGCTGTTTTCCTTTTCGCTGGCGATGATCCTGGGCGGCGCCGTCGGCAACGTCGTCGATCGGCTGCAGCACGGCTACGTGGTCGACTTCCTGGACTTTCACTGGCCCATCCTGAGCGGCCTGTTCTACCGCGGCCACTTTCCGGCCTTCAACCTGGCCGATGCGGCCATCACCGCTGGAGCTGTCGGCCTGATCCTGGACGAGTTGCTGCGGGTGCGGCAGGCCCGGTAA
- a CDS encoding response regulator transcription factor has protein sequence MKILIADDHRLIIDAVADKLSELEPGIEFVAAVNVRELMERVDEPLDLALIDLGMPGAEGLSHIQQVRQRCPDLPIIVLSGQEDPAVMRDVLDCGAQGYIPKAYSPAVMVSAVRLVMAGGVYVPPMLLSMSGRDDALAPGAAGQSAAAGVEALGDLLTERQVDVLRLLSQGQPNKVIGRSLGISEGTVKIHLAAIFRALNARNRTEAVMKARVLADKPGPVSRTV, from the coding sequence ATGAAAATCCTGATTGCAGACGATCACCGGCTCATCATCGATGCGGTGGCGGACAAGCTGTCGGAGCTGGAGCCGGGTATCGAGTTCGTGGCCGCGGTCAACGTGCGCGAGCTGATGGAGCGGGTGGACGAGCCGCTGGACCTGGCGCTGATCGATCTCGGCATGCCCGGCGCCGAGGGCCTGTCGCACATCCAGCAGGTGCGCCAGCGGTGCCCCGACTTGCCGATCATCGTGCTGTCGGGCCAGGAAGATCCGGCCGTGATGCGCGACGTGCTGGATTGCGGGGCGCAGGGCTATATCCCCAAGGCGTATTCGCCGGCCGTCATGGTGTCGGCCGTGCGCCTGGTGATGGCCGGTGGCGTCTACGTGCCGCCCATGCTGCTGTCGATGTCGGGCCGCGACGACGCTCTGGCGCCGGGCGCGGCCGGCCAGTCGGCGGCGGCAGGGGTGGAGGCGCTGGGCGACCTGCTGACCGAGCGCCAGGTCGACGTGCTGCGCCTGCTCTCGCAGGGCCAGCCCAACAAGGTGATCGGGCGCAGCCTGGGCATCAGCGAGGGCACGGTGAAGATCCACCTGGCGGCGATCTTTCGCGCCCTGAACGCGCGCAACCGCACCGAGGCGGTCATGAAGGCGCGCGTCCTGGCCGACAAGCCGGGGCCGGTGTCGCGAACGGTTTGA